TCAATTCTGTCATTCGATAGCGGTAGACCGAGTTGGTCGGTCTGATTCGGCCCCGGGAGCCACTCGAAATCGTCATCTGTTTCCTTTCGGATGCTGATCCATGTTTCCCGATTGAGTTCGCACACCCTGACCAGGTGCATACGCATTCGCCTCAGACGCGGTGTATCCACGACATTAAGTCTGAGCCAATGAACTTCCTCGGTCTTAACCACCGAGGGCTCGATGTTTGGGAAAATCCGGCTGACTCGGCGCTCAAACCCCGCTTCTTCGTCCACTGACCGGTAGCCTTCCACCATCGAGCACAGCAGATGGCAATAAGCCCTCAACCACGCCACATCACCTCGATCAAAATGGATCCGAAAATCCGGATTCGATTCCTGAAAATCGAACCTTCTGCCATTTAACCCGGTGATCAGTGCAAGCAGTGTTGTTCGCTGGTCGCCTCTACCGGTGAAATCGAAAGTGATTTCTGCGAGTCTCAGTTTCAATTTCACATGATCGTCCGAGACTTCGGCCAGAGTTGCTTCCGCCCGTCGAAGATCATTGGCAAATGCATCCAGCACCCGCCCAAGTGCTTTGTAACTAATAGCCGACGGATTTGGGTTTACGGGCACTGGCAACCGGAGAAATGGTTCTGTAGCTTTTTCTGAGAGCGTTCCATACTCATACAGCGCTTTACCCAGATTTTCCACGGCTCGCATGAACTGAATGACCCCAAGACCGAACCGGGCTTCGTCATCTCGCGGATTCGCGTCAAGAGTGAGTAACAAGGCTGTCTCGCCTTTGGCAAACTCGCCGTCATGCAGGAAACGCTCTGCCGGAGAACCAGCCTGATCAGCTCCGCAAGCCGGAACCGCAACCAAACAAAGAACAAACAGGACGAATGATCGAATCATTTGTGTTTCCTAAAGCGGGAGCATTATCGAATCATGACAGGTCATGTCGGTACCACAGAAGCAAATACCACTTGCAGAAAATCAGCTTCTCAATTGTCTCGCGACTGCCGCGACAGAACTTAATGTGAGCTCTTCCCAGCTGGAATTGGTATTGCGAGGAATTACTCGGCCCCTTCAGGACGACTGACATCCAGACAAACCAGCCAGTCTTCGCTTCGAAGATACAGACGTTTGTTTGACAGTACGGGAGCCGCCCAGGCCGGATAGTGGATTTCGTCGTACGAAGTCCGGCCATACTCTTTGAATTCGTTCTGGTTGATCGAAACAACAGATAACGTTCCGCGTTCCCCCAGCACAATGAATCGGTCGCCCAGTTGAATCATCGAACCGCGACCAAAATACGGATAGGGGATATGTCTACCGCTTTTTGTATCAATGATATGACCAGTCTCACGGTCGCGAGCCAGTTGCGAAATATCTCCACCAAATCCATCCGTCTTCCACTGAATTTTTCCGTCCTGCAGACTGATGCACCGCAGTTCGCCTTCGTTCTCGTGCCGGCCACTGAACCCATAAATGAATCCATCCACATGAATGGGTGTCGACCAGTGTGCCAGCATATTCCGAGGGTCCCGCCAGATGACATCCAGACCTTTGCCATCGGGCTTCACCTGCAGCAACACCGATCCCAGTTGATACGCAGCAGAAAGAAAAATACGATCATCAATCACAACGGGAACAGCGGCATTAACAGATTCGTGCACCCGCGGCCGAAACCAATAGTGAAAGTTCTCTTCACCAGTCGCCGGATTCAATGACACCAGCCCCTGCCGAACCTGACACAGCAGGTGCCGCTGACCATGAATTTCCGCGATGATCGGAGACGAGTAGCTGACGACCATCTCGTCGCCGCTCCACTGATATGTCTTCCCCGCAACATCTGTAGACGAGCCGTCCCAAGTGTCCTTCCCCACAGCCTGCCAGATTGTATTGCCTGTGGAGATGTCAAACGCCACGACACCGGAATTTGGCTGACCACCGACCAGGACAATCAGGCGGTCGCCGTCGAGCAGGGGAGAACATCCCATTCCGAAAAACCATTCAGGCAGGTCAAAGTCCCGCTGTAAATCCCGTTGCCAGACAATCTCGCCGTCCTGCATAGACACACACGTCAGCATTCCTTCGGCACCGAGCGTATAGCAGTTTGTTTCCGTCAGCACGGGCGAACAGCGTGGACCATTGTTGTATCCGTACGGATCAGCAAAAGAACTCTTGTACGACTGCTTCCAGATTTCTGCTCCGTCGGACACCTTTCGGCACGATATCACCTCGGTGTCGTCCACGCGGTGATGGATGACCAGGCGATCTCCCATGACCGACGGCGCGCTGTAACCCGTTCCGATGGGTTGTTTCCAGAGCATCGCAGGGGGCTGACTGGTCCAGTCCAGGTGAATCCCTGTTTCTGTCGAAACACCAGTATGCTGCGGGCCCAAAAACCAGGGCCAGTCTTCTGCATTAACAGGTCCTGCGATGACAAGAATGGCCAGACAAACGGTTACCACCCGTGGTGCCGGACAGGCCAGTCGTTTTACGATTTGCGATCGCATCGTATGCGAAACTCCCGTGGGAAGGATTGAGGCAGGAAATGACAAGAGGATTTCGCTCAAGACTTCATTCACCGTCTTTCAGTCAAATTCGGCGCAAAGGCTTCATGCGACGGTCATTGTACGCGCCCGGTCACGAATACAGAACAGGCCATTTCAGGACCACAATACGCGAAGTCACTACGAAAGGAGTTCGTTCGAACTCCTCTGTTCTTCAGAGATCGCACGATGACTGCCAGATATTTCCGGAAGGACTCCGGATGCATCTCTACGATGTATAGTCGTGCACACCACCTGTTTCATCGTCTTCATCAGAATCTTCAAACTCTTCATCGTCGAACAGGCTGTCGTCCGGCAACTGATCTGAGGAATCAGATTCGCGGGATTCGTCCCAGTCCTCAGACAGGATCCCGTGCCCAACATCATCATAACTTTCTTCGCCGAAATCATCAGAATCCAGTTCACCCTGATCTGTCAGCATATCTCCATCAGCAGATCGACCGAAAGGCTTGTAATCCGGATCAACTTCTCCGCGGGCTCGCAGGATCAAGCGGATGGGAACTTCACGAAACGGGGTAACTTCGCGCAGGAAACCCAGCAAGTATCGCTTCCACGATTCGTCCATCAAACCAGGTTCGTTGCACTTCAGCACGAGTGTCGGCGGAACACCGTCGACCTGTGATGCGTAGTAGATTTTGGGTCTTCTGTTCTTCCGAATCGGCGGAGGATTGCGGATGATTGCCGTTCGTATTGCTCGGTTCAGTCGACCTGTCGTGATTCGTTTCTTGGCCTGCTTGAATACGCTCTGAGCCAGATTCAGCAGTTTACGAATATTGCGTCCGTCTTTGGCTGTCAGAATTGCAATCGGAACATGCCGCATCGAGCTGAACGTCTTCGTCAGATAGTCGACCCACTTTTCGCCAGTCATCTCGGCTTCCAGAGCCAGGTCCCATTTATTGATGACGAAAATGCACGGTTTGCAATGCTGCGATATCTCCTCAACAAGCTGCTTGTCGACTTTCGAAATGGTCTGCGTCGCATCAAAGAACATCAGCACGATGTCGGCTCGACGAATGCTTCGCTGAGCCCGGACGAGGCCGTAAAACTCAATATCGTTGGCCAGACTTTTCTTCTTGCGTACGCCGGGTGTATCAATAGCGACAAACGCCTTCCCGTCGACTTCGAACCGCACGT
The sequence above is a segment of the Planctomycetaceae bacterium genome. Coding sequences within it:
- a CDS encoding PQQ-binding-like beta-propeller repeat protein — protein: MRSQIVKRLACPAPRVVTVCLAILVIAGPVNAEDWPWFLGPQHTGVSTETGIHLDWTSQPPAMLWKQPIGTGYSAPSVMGDRLVIHHRVDDTEVISCRKVSDGAEIWKQSYKSSFADPYGYNNGPRCSPVLTETNCYTLGAEGMLTCVSMQDGEIVWQRDLQRDFDLPEWFFGMGCSPLLDGDRLIVLVGGQPNSGVVAFDISTGNTIWQAVGKDTWDGSSTDVAGKTYQWSGDEMVVSYSSPIIAEIHGQRHLLCQVRQGLVSLNPATGEENFHYWFRPRVHESVNAAVPVVIDDRIFLSAAYQLGSVLLQVKPDGKGLDVIWRDPRNMLAHWSTPIHVDGFIYGFSGRHENEGELRCISLQDGKIQWKTDGFGGDISQLARDRETGHIIDTKSGRHIPYPYFGRGSMIQLGDRFIVLGERGTLSVVSINQNEFKEYGRTSYDEIHYPAWAAPVLSNKRLYLRSEDWLVCLDVSRPEGAE
- the der gene encoding ribosome biogenesis GTPase Der, whose translation is MSLPKVAIVGRPNVGKSSLLNWLAARLISVVDPTAGVTRDRVTWIMHELGRYFELVDTGGIGIVDSDDLSDDIERQIDIGLAECDVLMFVVDAKAGVTPLDREVADRIRKSHKPAILVANKCDSTKSDIDAIEFLQLASLPMICTSVKANRNRHELIEFIVENLPEAAASENDEGDELLMPADLRLAIVGRRNVGKSTFINQIAECERVIVSEVAGTTRDSIDVRFEVDGKAFVAIDTPGVRKKKSLANDIEFYGLVRAQRSIRRADIVLMFFDATQTISKVDKQLVEEISQHCKPCIFVINKWDLALEAEMTGEKWVDYLTKTFSSMRHVPIAILTAKDGRNIRKLLNLAQSVFKQAKKRITTGRLNRAIRTAIIRNPPPIRKNRRPKIYYASQVDGVPPTLVLKCNEPGLMDESWKRYLLGFLREVTPFREVPIRLILRARGEVDPDYKPFGRSADGDMLTDQGELDSDDFGEESYDDVGHGILSEDWDESRESDSSDQLPDDSLFDDEEFEDSDEDDETGGVHDYTS